One window of Deltaproteobacteria bacterium genomic DNA carries:
- the mtaB gene encoding tRNA (N(6)-L-threonylcarbamoyladenosine(37)-C(2))-methylthiotransferase MtaB, translating into MLRVAVTTLGCKVNQYDSATIEDRLTADGHRLVPFSATADVYIVNSCTVTNQADAESRQLARRAKRTNPAARVIMTGCYAQVSPTSVAKVPEVDHVIGLNRLDDLLRAVNAELNERIAVSNLRNPTDGKPPRVETLGAVTFSGQTRAFLKIQEGCDLFCTFCIVPMSRGKSRSVPPRMVIEQLERLAQQGFQEVVLTGIHLGGYGEDLDPPVTLTWLLEAITERNIVPRLRLSSIDPHEIGDDLLRLLIHSDSLCPHLHIPMQAGDDAVLARMRRRYDTALAREVLTRVRTALPHAALGTDFIVGFPGEGEDEFARSLAFLEESPFTYFHVFPYSVRNGTTAAKFSDKVPQPIIDERARRVRKLGEQKKAAFAREFVGHTVPVLFEHTRDKTSGLLKGYSRNYLRILAPGTDEQMNREVAVTITRAKGETLWGEIRCS; encoded by the coding sequence ATGTTACGAGTCGCAGTGACAACGCTGGGTTGTAAGGTCAATCAGTACGACTCGGCCACTATAGAAGATCGGTTGACAGCCGACGGCCATCGGCTGGTGCCGTTTTCGGCAACGGCAGATGTGTACATCGTCAATAGCTGCACGGTGACTAATCAAGCCGATGCGGAAAGCCGCCAGCTCGCTCGGCGTGCGAAGCGAACGAATCCCGCAGCGCGGGTCATCATGACCGGGTGCTATGCGCAGGTGAGTCCCACGTCCGTGGCCAAAGTGCCGGAAGTCGATCACGTTATCGGACTGAATCGCCTCGACGATCTGCTGCGCGCGGTGAATGCCGAACTCAACGAACGGATCGCAGTCAGCAATTTGCGCAATCCGACCGACGGCAAACCGCCACGGGTGGAAACCCTCGGAGCCGTCACTTTTAGCGGTCAAACCCGTGCCTTTCTCAAGATCCAGGAAGGCTGCGATCTGTTCTGCACCTTCTGCATCGTGCCGATGTCGCGCGGCAAAAGCCGTAGCGTGCCGCCGCGCATGGTGATTGAGCAGCTCGAACGTCTGGCGCAACAAGGATTCCAAGAAGTCGTGCTCACCGGCATTCATCTAGGCGGCTATGGGGAAGATCTGGACCCGCCAGTTACCCTGACTTGGTTGCTCGAAGCCATTACCGAGCGCAACATCGTGCCACGCCTACGGCTCAGCTCCATCGATCCGCATGAAATCGGCGACGACCTGTTGCGCCTCCTCATCCACTCGGACTCGCTCTGTCCGCACCTGCATATTCCCATGCAAGCCGGCGACGACGCGGTGCTCGCCCGTATGCGGCGGCGCTACGATACCGCGCTTGCTCGCGAGGTGCTGACACGGGTACGCACGGCCTTGCCACACGCAGCGCTCGGAACCGACTTCATCGTCGGGTTTCCCGGCGAGGGGGAAGACGAGTTCGCACGCAGCCTGGCGTTCTTGGAAGAGAGTCCTTTTACGTACTTTCACGTCTTTCCCTACTCCGTACGGAACGGCACGACGGCGGCAAAATTCAGCGACAAAGTGCCGCAACCGATCATCGACGAACGCGCTCGGCGCGTCCGTAAACTAGGCGAACAGAAGAAAGCGGCCTTTGCGCGTGAGTTCGTTGGCCACACCGTGCCAGTCCTTTTCGAGCACACTCGCGACAAAACCAGCGGTCTCCTCAAAGGTTACAGCCGCAATTATCTCCGCATTCTCGCACCGGGAACCGACGAGCAGATGAACCGTGAAGTCGCCGTGACCATCACCCGCGCGAAGGGCGAGACATTGTGGGGCGAGATTCGTTGCTCGTAA
- the maiA gene encoding maleylacetoacetate isomerase — protein sequence MKLYNFFRSSASYRVRIALNLKGLQYEYQAIHLRHGGGEQYTPAYKAINPHSLLPALEDNGRVLTQSLAIIEYLEEKHPTPPLLPGDLADRATVRAMAMTVACEVHPIQNLRVLNYLKNTLGHSEEETQAWCQHWIEIGLTALEHMVQSVPDHNNFCFGDTPTIADLCLVPQLYNARRFGCDLSPFPTLVEIDETCRILPAFANAAPEKQPDME from the coding sequence ATGAAGCTCTACAATTTCTTTCGTAGCTCGGCGTCCTATCGTGTCCGCATCGCTCTCAATCTCAAGGGACTCCAGTACGAGTACCAGGCGATTCACCTCCGCCACGGCGGAGGTGAGCAATACACACCCGCGTACAAAGCAATCAACCCGCACTCGCTCCTCCCCGCGCTGGAAGACAACGGTCGCGTGCTGACGCAGTCACTCGCCATCATCGAGTATCTCGAAGAAAAACATCCCACTCCGCCCTTGTTGCCCGGAGATCTTGCCGATCGCGCGACCGTGCGAGCGATGGCCATGACCGTCGCCTGCGAAGTCCATCCGATTCAGAACCTTCGCGTGTTGAATTATCTCAAAAACACATTGGGTCATTCCGAGGAGGAAACTCAGGCATGGTGCCAGCATTGGATCGAGATAGGACTGACCGCCCTAGAACACATGGTCCAGTCCGTTCCGGACCACAACAATTTCTGCTTTGGCGACACGCCAACGATAGCGGATCTTTGCCTCGTGCCGCAGTTGTACAACGCACGCCGTTTCGGTTGCGACCTTTCCCCCTTTCCGACGCTCGTGGAGATCGACGAAACTTGCCGTATCCTCCCGGCTTTCGCCAACGCCGCGCCGGAGAAGCAGCCGGATATGGAGTGA
- the rnc gene encoding ribonuclease III — MPDFTSLEAVLQYTFRRADLLLLALTHRSCQLLLGEGHNEKLEFLGDAVLGLAMSDLLMQRFPEASEGDLSKLRASLVNARVLATKAVAIGLGQCLRLGGGEERSGGREKPSILASAYEAVLGAMYLDSGFSPVRELVARHFVDDFEEKSRVARFDSKTRLQEITQKIFRETPVYTVLEARGPDHERQFMSQVSVAGKLYGRGVGLSKKSADQAAALATLDLLQLDSQDQEPS; from the coding sequence ATGCCGGACTTCACATCACTCGAAGCCGTTCTCCAGTACACTTTCCGGCGGGCGGATCTTCTGCTTCTCGCACTCACCCATCGGTCGTGCCAATTGCTGCTAGGGGAAGGCCATAACGAAAAGCTCGAATTCCTTGGCGATGCGGTGTTAGGGCTGGCCATGAGCGATTTATTGATGCAACGCTTTCCCGAGGCGAGTGAAGGCGATCTGTCCAAGCTGCGCGCCTCGCTGGTCAATGCCCGGGTGTTGGCGACCAAGGCCGTGGCCATCGGGCTAGGACAATGCCTCCGGCTTGGCGGCGGAGAAGAGCGCAGCGGCGGGCGCGAGAAACCTTCCATTTTGGCGTCGGCGTATGAAGCTGTGCTGGGTGCCATGTATCTCGATAGCGGATTCTCTCCGGTACGAGAGCTGGTGGCGCGGCATTTTGTCGATGACTTCGAAGAAAAGTCACGCGTTGCCCGCTTCGATAGCAAAACCCGCCTCCAGGAAATCACTCAGAAGATTTTCCGGGAAACTCCAGTCTACACGGTGCTCGAAGCCCGCGGACCAGACCACGAACGCCAGTTCATGAGCCAGGTCTCCGTCGCCGGTAAATTGTATGGACGTGGTGTCGGCCTGAGTAAGAAAAGCGCCGACCAAGCTGCAGCGCTGGCCACCTTGGACCTGCTTCAACTCGACAGCCAAGACCAAGAACCGAGCTGA
- a CDS encoding quinone-dependent dihydroorotate dehydrogenase, giving the protein MLYSYLRPLLFSLDPERAHHSALKAISLLQKAGAAAIAPLSDPYLSQELWGLRFPNPVGLAAGYDKNAVAPLAWSALGFGFAELGTITARPQPGNPRPRIFRLEHDQALINRLGFNNDGAHAVAARLIRTLPPGRHHPIPLGFNIGKSKSTPLEQAAEDYVESTEQLFPFADYLVVNVSSPNTPELRKLQESERLQKLLETLIAANRRLALQRHTQPKPVLVKIAPDLSDEELVEIAGIALATGVAGLIATNTTIARPPTLRTAIQEDGGLSGRPLTSRALTVMRLLFRTVNGKLPLIGVGGIFSVEDAYARLRAGASLIQLYTGLIYEGPLLPRRIVRGLRIRLLTEGVSHLREVVGRDA; this is encoded by the coding sequence ATGCTCTACTCCTACCTCCGCCCTCTTCTTTTCTCGCTTGACCCTGAACGGGCGCATCATTCGGCGCTGAAAGCTATCAGCCTTTTACAAAAAGCGGGCGCCGCTGCTATTGCGCCACTCAGCGACCCCTACCTGAGCCAAGAACTTTGGGGGCTTCGTTTCCCTAATCCGGTGGGGCTCGCAGCCGGCTACGATAAAAACGCCGTTGCGCCGCTAGCTTGGTCCGCGCTTGGCTTCGGTTTCGCCGAGCTGGGTACGATCACCGCACGCCCGCAACCAGGCAATCCACGACCGCGCATCTTCCGTCTCGAACACGATCAAGCGCTCATTAACCGCCTCGGCTTCAACAACGATGGTGCCCACGCGGTCGCAGCTCGTCTAATTCGCACCTTGCCACCGGGTCGCCACCACCCCATCCCGCTGGGCTTCAATATCGGCAAGTCCAAGAGCACGCCGCTGGAGCAAGCTGCCGAGGATTATGTCGAGAGCACGGAACAACTGTTCCCGTTCGCCGACTATCTCGTGGTCAATGTCAGCTCGCCGAATACGCCGGAACTGCGCAAACTTCAGGAAAGCGAACGACTGCAAAAGTTGCTCGAAACCTTGATCGCCGCCAATCGTCGCCTCGCTCTGCAACGCCACACCCAGCCCAAGCCAGTGCTGGTGAAAATCGCCCCGGATCTCAGTGATGAAGAACTCGTGGAGATCGCTGGCATTGCCCTCGCGACTGGGGTCGCCGGACTGATTGCCACCAACACGACAATCGCTCGTCCGCCGACCTTACGTACCGCCATCCAAGAAGATGGCGGTCTCAGCGGTCGCCCGCTGACCTCGCGCGCTCTTACTGTGATGCGTCTCCTCTTTCGCACTGTGAACGGCAAGCTGCCACTAATCGGCGTCGGCGGTATCTTTTCGGTGGAAGACGCCTACGCCCGCCTCCGCGCCGGAGCCTCGCTGATTCAGCTCTATACCGGATTGATCTATGAAGGTCCCCTCCTCCCACGCCGCATCGTGCGCGGCCTCCGCATACGCCTGCTGACCGAGGGGGTTTCTCACCTCCGCGAGGTGGTCGGGCGCGACGCGTGA
- a CDS encoding PPOX class F420-dependent oxidoreductase, producing the protein MAAAIPDQYKDLLEKKTFAHLGTSMKDGSPQVTPVWFDYDGSHIRINTAKGRWKDKNMRNRPQVALSILDPDNPYRYIQLRGKVSEVTEQGADAHIDSLAKKYLDQDKYPFRQPGEVRVIFKVEVDRVQAMG; encoded by the coding sequence ATGGCAGCAGCCATTCCCGACCAGTACAAAGATTTACTCGAGAAGAAGACGTTCGCGCATCTCGGAACGTCGATGAAAGACGGCAGCCCGCAAGTCACGCCGGTGTGGTTCGATTACGATGGCTCGCATATTCGCATCAACACCGCCAAAGGCCGATGGAAAGACAAGAACATGCGCAACCGCCCACAGGTGGCGTTGTCCATCCTCGATCCGGACAACCCGTACCGCTACATCCAACTGCGCGGCAAAGTCAGCGAGGTCACCGAGCAAGGCGCCGACGCCCACATCGATTCTTTGGCCAAGAAGTACCTTGACCAGGACAAGTACCCCTTCCGTCAGCCAGGCGAAGTGCGAGTGATTTTCAAAGTCGAAGTGGACCGCGTGCAAGCGATGGGGTAA
- the surE gene encoding 5'/3'-nucleotidase SurE — translation MIILISNDDGIHSEGLHALEAALRTVGEIYTVAPDREQSAVSHALTLHRPLRIEEIAPRRFAVDGTPTDCVNLAVKGFLPLRPDLVVSGINKGANLGDDITYSGTVSAAIEGSLLGIPAIAVSVVSWQKPFHFAAAAEFAAVLAGEVMTQGMPKDTLLNVNVPNLPRRELKGYRMTRQGKRHYSETLEVRVDPRGRKYYWIGGDDLGFDPQEGTDCVAVHDGYISVSPLHVDMTNYRALHELRDLQLPWR, via the coding sequence ATGATCATTCTGATCTCGAACGACGATGGTATCCATTCCGAAGGGCTGCACGCGCTCGAAGCCGCGCTGCGCACCGTCGGCGAGATCTATACCGTTGCCCCGGATCGCGAACAGAGTGCCGTCAGCCATGCGTTGACCTTGCATCGTCCGCTCCGCATCGAAGAGATCGCGCCGCGCCGCTTCGCCGTGGATGGTACGCCCACGGACTGCGTGAACCTAGCGGTAAAAGGCTTCCTCCCGCTGCGGCCCGATCTGGTCGTCTCCGGTATTAACAAAGGCGCGAACCTGGGGGATGATATCACCTACTCAGGAACAGTGTCCGCCGCCATCGAAGGATCGTTACTCGGTATCCCCGCCATCGCCGTCTCCGTGGTGTCGTGGCAAAAGCCTTTTCATTTTGCCGCTGCGGCTGAGTTTGCCGCCGTGCTCGCTGGCGAAGTGATGACGCAAGGCATGCCGAAGGATACCCTCTTAAACGTGAACGTCCCCAACCTCCCCCGGCGCGAGCTTAAAGGGTATCGGATGACCCGCCAAGGCAAGCGCCATTACTCGGAAACCCTCGAAGTGCGTGTCGATCCACGCGGAAGAAAGTATTATTGGATCGGCGGCGACGATCTGGGATTCGATCCACAGGAAGGTACCGACTGCGTCGCCGTGCACGACGGATACATCTCCGTATCTCCCCTACATGTGGACATGACTAATTATCGCGCCCTCCATGAACTCCGCGATTTGCAACTCCCATGGCGTTAA
- a CDS encoding NAD(P)-dependent alcohol dehydrogenase — protein MKACEIKDAFGIDALQFSERPDPALRQGQVRVRVKAVSLNYRDLMTVKHGGARGAKLPLIPCSDGAGEVVEVGPGVTRVKTGDRVAGTFFQTWLAGDITPGCFASALGGSIDGMLADRVVLHEDGLVHTPAYMTNEDAATLPCAAVTAWQGMVTKGNMKAGDTILVQGTGGVSIFALQFGIMAGARVIVTSSSDAKLARAQQLGAWATINYKTTPDWAKRTLELTNGAGVDHVVEVGGAGTLEQSFRAARVGGTVSLIGVLTGFDSKIDPYPVLTKGLRLQGIYVGSREMFEIMNRALAIHQTKPVIDHVFPFAETRAALKCMESATHFGKIVIAI, from the coding sequence ATGAAAGCCTGTGAGATCAAAGACGCCTTTGGCATCGACGCCCTGCAATTTTCCGAGCGCCCGGACCCAGCCCTGCGACAAGGTCAGGTGCGAGTGCGGGTCAAAGCCGTGTCGCTCAACTACCGCGATCTCATGACCGTAAAGCACGGCGGTGCGCGTGGTGCGAAACTTCCACTCATCCCTTGTTCCGACGGCGCGGGAGAAGTCGTCGAAGTCGGTCCCGGCGTCACCCGCGTGAAAACCGGCGATCGCGTGGCCGGAACCTTTTTCCAGACTTGGTTGGCTGGCGACATTACGCCGGGATGCTTTGCGTCGGCCCTGGGCGGCTCTATCGACGGCATGCTGGCCGATCGCGTGGTGTTGCACGAAGACGGGCTGGTCCACACCCCAGCGTACATGACCAACGAGGACGCAGCCACGTTGCCGTGCGCTGCCGTCACCGCGTGGCAAGGCATGGTGACCAAAGGCAACATGAAAGCCGGTGACACCATTCTCGTGCAAGGCACGGGCGGTGTATCGATCTTCGCCCTACAGTTCGGCATCATGGCTGGCGCGCGTGTCATCGTCACTTCAAGTAGCGACGCGAAACTCGCACGAGCGCAACAGCTCGGCGCGTGGGCAACGATCAACTACAAAACCACACCGGATTGGGCCAAGCGTACGCTGGAGCTGACCAACGGCGCAGGCGTCGATCATGTCGTCGAGGTCGGCGGTGCCGGCACCTTGGAACAGTCGTTTCGTGCCGCGCGAGTGGGTGGCACGGTCAGTCTGATCGGTGTGCTCACCGGATTCGATAGCAAGATCGACCCTTATCCGGTGCTCACGAAAGGGCTACGGCTGCAAGGCATCTACGTCGGCTCACGCGAAATGTTCGAGATCATGAACAGAGCCTTGGCGATTCACCAGACCAAGCCGGTGATCGATCACGTTTTTCCTTTTGCCGAGACGCGGGCGGCACTCAAATGCATGGAAAGCGCGACGCATTTCGGAAAGATTGTGATTGCGATTTAA
- a CDS encoding amidohydrolase, with protein sequence MGANRVLSADSHVVEPADVWTARIAPAYRHRAPHIIKEANGITGDFFVCEGLQPFSVSGFAVAGVDPKNYSTEMVKGYPGVRPGAWDPVQRVKDQEIDGVQGEVLYPSLGMFLYGIADGGLRAASFRAYNDWLAELCNHDRHRFAGIALIPMDEVQSAVDEIERCARLGLKGGLIWGIPPEDRTYDNPVWDPMWAAAQTHGMPLSLHILTGRKGSGIGSSVMKSYPSLPHAIERSLSDILFGGVLERFPQLKIVSAENDIGWIGHYLQRMDHAYEKYKYLEKTLAIPEPPSFYFRRQVCATFQDDRVGVLTREYAGVDNLMWASDFPHSDSTWPRSQEVIARDFAGVPGEEVQKMIADNCSRIYGIG encoded by the coding sequence ATGGGAGCAAACAGAGTGCTGTCAGCCGATTCGCACGTGGTTGAACCCGCCGATGTGTGGACGGCGCGTATCGCCCCAGCCTACCGCCATCGCGCGCCACATATCATCAAAGAAGCTAACGGCATCACCGGAGATTTCTTCGTCTGTGAAGGGCTCCAACCGTTTTCCGTTTCCGGCTTCGCTGTGGCCGGGGTCGATCCCAAAAACTATTCCACTGAAATGGTGAAAGGCTACCCTGGCGTGCGTCCTGGTGCGTGGGACCCGGTGCAGCGCGTCAAAGATCAAGAAATCGACGGTGTGCAAGGGGAAGTATTGTATCCCAGCCTGGGCATGTTTTTGTATGGCATCGCAGATGGTGGGCTGCGGGCTGCGAGTTTTCGTGCGTACAACGACTGGCTGGCAGAACTGTGCAATCACGACCGCCACCGCTTCGCTGGCATTGCCCTGATCCCCATGGACGAAGTGCAAAGCGCTGTCGATGAAATCGAACGCTGCGCACGGCTGGGCCTCAAAGGTGGGTTGATTTGGGGTATTCCGCCGGAAGACCGCACCTACGATAACCCCGTGTGGGACCCAATGTGGGCAGCGGCGCAAACGCATGGTATGCCGCTCTCGCTCCACATTCTCACTGGACGCAAAGGCAGCGGCATCGGCTCCAGTGTGATGAAGAGCTACCCGTCACTGCCACACGCCATCGAGCGCTCGCTCAGCGATATTTTGTTCGGCGGAGTGCTCGAACGCTTCCCGCAGCTCAAGATCGTTTCGGCAGAAAACGACATCGGCTGGATTGGTCACTATCTGCAACGTATGGATCACGCCTACGAGAAGTACAAATACTTGGAGAAGACCCTGGCGATTCCTGAACCACCGAGTTTTTATTTTCGCCGACAAGTCTGCGCTACGTTCCAGGATGATCGTGTGGGCGTGCTCACCCGTGAGTATGCCGGTGTGGACAATCTCATGTGGGCGTCCGACTTCCCGCACTCTGACTCCACCTGGCCACGGTCTCAAGAAGTCATCGCCCGCGACTTTGCCGGCGTTCCAGGCGAGGAAGTGCAAAAAATGATCGCCGACAACTGCTCGCGCATTTATGGAATTGGGTGA
- a CDS encoding protein-L-isoaspartate(D-aspartate) O-methyltransferase encodes MALTYGQLREQMVREQIAARGISDPIVLAAMRQVLRHEFVDEKLRDRAYDDNPLPIGEGQTISQPYMTALMAETLKLADGEKVLEVGTGSGYLAAILAEQGAHVCSVEMSPRLASRARTVLRKLGYGAVSILVGDGTLGWKEEAPFDAIVIGAAAPCLPRPLLAQLRMGGRLVLPMGEEDLQTFVRIWKEPKGFREEYFGECRFVKLQGAYGWENWRDPKTQS; translated from the coding sequence ATGGCGTTAACCTACGGACAACTGCGCGAACAAATGGTACGGGAGCAAATCGCCGCGCGCGGGATTTCCGACCCGATCGTGTTAGCCGCCATGCGGCAAGTACTGCGTCACGAATTCGTTGACGAGAAGCTGCGCGACCGTGCCTATGACGATAACCCGCTGCCCATCGGGGAGGGACAAACTATTTCGCAGCCTTATATGACTGCGCTCATGGCGGAAACCTTGAAGCTCGCCGACGGGGAAAAAGTGCTGGAGGTCGGCACCGGGTCCGGTTACTTGGCGGCCATCCTCGCCGAACAGGGCGCACACGTGTGTTCGGTGGAGATGTCTCCACGGCTCGCCAGCCGGGCACGCACGGTCTTACGAAAGCTGGGGTATGGTGCGGTCTCGATCTTGGTTGGAGACGGCACCCTAGGCTGGAAAGAAGAAGCCCCGTTCGATGCCATTGTCATCGGCGCGGCAGCGCCGTGTCTGCCGCGCCCACTGCTGGCGCAGTTGCGCATGGGCGGACGGTTGGTCCTCCCCATGGGCGAAGAAGATTTGCAAACCTTCGTGCGCATCTGGAAGGAGCCCAAAGGGTTCCGCGAGGAGTATTTCGGCGAGTGCCGATTCGTCAAACTCCAAGGTGCCTACGGCTGGGAAAACTGGCGCGACCCCAAGACGCAATCCTGA
- a CDS encoding type II toxin-antitoxin system VapC family toxin has translation MIVLDTHIWVWWVHGDSQLPITYHTVLQEQESQGLGVSIISCWEVAKLVEYRRLTLPCATAEWLVQALSYPGIRLLDLTPHIIVDSTQLPGSFHRDPADQLIVATARVLNVPVMTTDGKILDYQHVKKQP, from the coding sequence GTGATTGTTCTTGATACCCATATCTGGGTGTGGTGGGTGCACGGCGACTCGCAGTTGCCCATCACCTACCATACAGTTCTTCAAGAGCAGGAATCCCAAGGGCTAGGCGTCAGTATAATCTCCTGTTGGGAAGTAGCGAAGTTAGTCGAATACCGCCGTCTTACCCTTCCCTGCGCAACGGCGGAATGGCTCGTCCAAGCACTCTCTTATCCTGGGATACGCTTACTCGATCTCACGCCACATATCATTGTCGATTCGACGCAATTGCCTGGTAGCTTCCACAGAGATCCAGCAGACCAACTCATTGTCGCAACGGCCCGGGTCCTTAACGTCCCAGTCATGACAACGGACGGAAAAATTCTCGACTACCAGCATGTTAAAAAACAGCCCTGA
- the mnmA gene encoding tRNA 2-thiouridine(34) synthase MnmA: MSATQHPTPNTQHPSPGGRRVLAALSGGVDSAVATALLVEAGYEVIAISMLLAGNVESRDGGCCSIDDFQDARRVAEHLDIPYYVLNLKDAFQQRVMNVFTDEYRRGRTPNPCLLCNRDLKFDLLWKRARELDADFVATGHYARIRHDPQSERYQLLRGTDARKDQSYFLFTLSQGQLARTLFPVGHMTKDDVREKARRLGLRLAEKPESQDICFIPDGDYARFIEQRLTPEQLTPGEIVDHDGTVLGQHAGIHRFTVGQRRGLAIGGLSEPRYVTQIDAESGRVVVGEKNQLGARGLKATNVSWTEDQPANKQPITVKIRYRHPALPARVVPQPDGKATVWFAAASPAVTPGQAVVFYDGERVLGGGWIEGAL, from the coding sequence ATGTCCGCAACCCAACACCCAACACCCAACACCCAACACCCAAGCCCTGGCGGCAGGCGTGTCCTCGCTGCGCTTAGCGGCGGCGTGGATAGCGCGGTCGCGACTGCGTTGTTGGTCGAGGCCGGCTACGAGGTGATCGCGATTTCCATGCTGCTGGCTGGGAATGTCGAAAGCCGCGATGGCGGGTGTTGTTCGATCGACGATTTTCAGGATGCCCGTCGCGTGGCCGAGCACCTCGATATTCCTTACTACGTCCTCAATCTTAAAGACGCCTTCCAGCAACGCGTGATGAATGTCTTCACCGACGAATACCGACGCGGTCGCACTCCCAATCCCTGCCTCCTCTGCAATCGCGATCTCAAATTCGACCTGCTATGGAAAAGAGCGCGGGAACTCGATGCCGATTTCGTGGCGACCGGCCACTACGCGCGCATTCGGCACGACCCCCAGAGTGAGCGCTACCAGCTCCTGCGCGGCACGGATGCACGGAAAGACCAGTCGTACTTTCTGTTTACCTTGAGTCAGGGGCAACTGGCGCGGACCCTGTTTCCGGTCGGCCACATGACCAAAGACGATGTGCGCGAGAAGGCGCGGCGGCTGGGATTGCGCTTGGCGGAGAAGCCGGAAAGCCAGGATATTTGCTTTATCCCGGACGGCGACTACGCGCGTTTCATCGAGCAACGCCTCACGCCGGAGCAGCTCACGCCAGGAGAGATCGTCGATCACGACGGAACCGTCCTCGGCCAACACGCCGGCATTCATCGCTTTACGGTCGGACAACGTCGGGGCTTGGCTATCGGCGGACTGTCAGAACCTCGATACGTCACGCAGATCGACGCCGAGAGCGGGCGCGTCGTCGTTGGCGAAAAAAACCAACTGGGTGCGCGCGGGCTGAAGGCGACGAACGTTAGTTGGACGGAGGACCAGCCAGCCAACAAGCAGCCTATCACCGTCAAAATTCGCTACCGCCATCCGGCTCTGCCAGCGCGTGTCGTTCCGCAACCGGACGGCAAAGCCACGGTCTGGTTTGCCGCCGCCTCTCCGGCGGTCACTCCCGGCCAAGCTGTCGTTTTCTACGATGGCGAGCGCGTGCTGGGCGGCGGATGGATCGAAGGAGCGCTGTAG
- a CDS encoding cysteine desulfurase, whose amino-acid sequence MTPVYLDYNATTPLRPEVVDAMLPYLREHFGNPSSVHWAGRRAKQGLEDARDQVAALLHARPAEVLFTSGGTESNNLALRGAVAATRPHKAHVITTAIEHASVLEPLRALVTEGVSVTYLPVDHEGRVDVEVLRAALTADTVLVSIGMANNEIGTIQPIAELSRVVHEHGALLHVDAVQAAGKLPLDVVQVGADLMSLSAHKIYGPKGVGALYIRKGTALAPLLLGGAQEREKRAGTENVAAIVGFGVAATCAARELELAEAHCRQLTQRLWQGIQTAIPEVTLNGPLHHRLANTLNVGFAGATGEGLTMGLDLAGVAVSTGSACAAGSLEPSHVLLALGRDQAAAKNALRFSVGKYTTTQEIERVLAILPGIVERVRRAADSNE is encoded by the coding sequence ATGACTCCTGTTTATCTCGATTACAACGCAACGACACCGTTGCGACCGGAAGTGGTAGACGCCATGCTCCCCTATCTGCGCGAGCATTTCGGCAACCCGTCGAGCGTGCACTGGGCGGGACGACGCGCTAAGCAGGGCCTAGAAGACGCGCGCGACCAAGTGGCGGCCTTACTGCACGCCCGCCCAGCGGAAGTCTTGTTCACCAGTGGCGGTACGGAGAGTAACAATCTCGCTTTGCGCGGTGCGGTCGCCGCTACTCGTCCTCATAAGGCGCATGTCATCACCACCGCCATCGAACATGCGTCGGTGTTAGAACCGCTGCGGGCACTCGTGACTGAAGGGGTCTCGGTCACGTATTTGCCGGTTGACCACGAAGGAAGAGTCGACGTCGAGGTGCTGCGCGCGGCGCTGACAGCAGACACCGTCTTGGTCAGCATCGGTATGGCCAACAACGAAATCGGCACCATCCAGCCGATCGCCGAGTTGAGCCGCGTGGTGCACGAACATGGTGCCCTCTTGCATGTGGATGCCGTCCAAGCCGCTGGCAAACTCCCGCTCGATGTCGTTCAGGTAGGTGCGGACCTGATGTCGCTCTCGGCCCACAAGATCTACGGACCGAAAGGCGTTGGCGCGTTATATATCCGCAAAGGAACGGCGCTCGCTCCGCTGCTGCTGGGAGGCGCGCAAGAACGCGAAAAGCGCGCGGGCACGGAAAACGTTGCGGCGATTGTCGGGTTCGGCGTAGCAGCCACCTGCGCCGCGCGGGAACTCGAGCTGGCGGAAGCGCATTGTCGGCAACTGACGCAGCGGCTTTGGCAGGGGATACAGACAGCGATTCCCGAGGTCACGCTCAACGGGCCGCTCCATCATCGCCTCGCCAACACCCTCAACGTCGGGTTCGCTGGCGCCACCGGTGAAGGGTTGACGATGGGACTCGATTTAGCCGGGGTGGCAGTCTCTACCGGCTCCGCCTGCGCTGCCGGCTCTCTGGAACCGTCGCATGTGTTGCTCGCCCTCGGACGCGACCAAGCAGCAGCGAAAAACGCGCTCCGTTTTAGCGTTGGCAAGTACACGACAACGCAAGAGATCGAACGAGTCCTCGCCATCCTGCCAGGCATAGTCGAGCGAGTGCGGCGGGCGGCGGACAGTAACGAGTAA